The Streptomyces sp. RKAG293 genome includes a region encoding these proteins:
- a CDS encoding response regulator transcription factor produces the protein MDTPPAARPLPSLTRPDGTPVRVLVVDDEPDLLEVLAGVLHYEGWQVRTAADGASALTAARDFQPDAVVLDIMLPDFDGLSVLRGLRDRQPGICVLFLTARDAVEDRIAGLTAGGDDYVTKPFSLEEVLARLRGLLRRAGMTRQRPDGALLTVGDLVMDEEAREVTRDGRNVELSPTEFELLRYLLRNPRRVLSKAQILDHVWSYDFGGRAHIVELYISYLRKKIDVGHPPMIHTVRGAGYVLKPGTP, from the coding sequence ATGGACACCCCACCCGCGGCACGCCCGCTGCCCTCCCTCACCCGCCCGGACGGCACCCCGGTCCGGGTCCTCGTCGTGGATGACGAGCCGGACCTGCTGGAGGTCCTCGCCGGAGTCCTGCACTACGAGGGCTGGCAGGTGCGGACCGCCGCCGACGGTGCCTCGGCGCTCACCGCGGCCCGGGACTTCCAGCCGGACGCCGTCGTCCTCGACATCATGCTGCCGGACTTCGACGGGCTCTCCGTGCTGCGCGGACTGCGGGACCGGCAGCCCGGGATCTGTGTGCTCTTCCTGACCGCGCGCGACGCCGTCGAGGACCGGATCGCCGGCCTCACCGCGGGCGGCGACGACTACGTCACCAAACCGTTCAGCCTCGAAGAGGTACTGGCCCGGCTGCGCGGGCTGCTGCGCCGCGCGGGCATGACCCGGCAGCGGCCCGACGGGGCCCTGCTGACCGTCGGCGACCTGGTCATGGACGAGGAGGCGCGGGAGGTGACCCGGGACGGGCGGAACGTCGAACTGTCGCCGACCGAGTTCGAGCTGCTGCGGTATCTGCTGCGCAACCCCCGCCGGGTGCTGAGCAAGGCGCAGATCCTGGACCACGTCTGGTCGTACGACTTCGGCGGCCGGGCCCACATCGTGGAGCTCTACATCAGCTATCTGCGCAAGAAGATCGACGTCGGGCACCCGCCGATGATCCACACCGTGCGGGGCGCCGGATACGTCCTCAAGCCGGGCACCCCGTGA
- a CDS encoding ferric reductase-like transmembrane domain-containing protein, with the protein MATTYGHRAARRGSAQPGPPVPRGRRSPAGPVLALAASGAVAVLALWWHDTAAVVGPAGWLIGAGRIAGLLTGYGCAVLVALMARVPALERGVGSDRVARWHAMAGRYTVCLLLAHIVLIIWGYSVQARTSIVRETTTVVLDYPEMLKGTAGALILIAVGVLSARAVRRRVSYETWYYLHVLTYLALFLAFGHQLALGADFAGNAAARNAWYALYLGVATLVVWFRVLVPVRLNVRHRLRVAAVVREAPGVVSVLIQGRRLAELRAEPGQFLRWRFLTGGLWWTSSPYSLSAAPRQDRLRITVKAAGDHSAALALLRPGTRVWAEGPYGALTAARRTRSKVLLLAGGVGVTPLRALFETLPARPGELTLLYRARTPGDLALRSELESIAQSRGARLYYAVNAADCTRAAITATGLRTILPDIAQHDVYLCGPDGMARESYDALRAAGVPAGRIHHESFEL; encoded by the coding sequence GTGGCGACGACCTACGGCCACCGGGCAGCCCGGCGGGGCTCCGCGCAGCCCGGGCCGCCCGTGCCGCGCGGCCGCCGGTCACCGGCCGGGCCGGTGCTCGCCCTGGCCGCGTCGGGTGCCGTCGCGGTGCTGGCGCTGTGGTGGCACGACACCGCCGCCGTCGTCGGGCCCGCGGGGTGGCTGATCGGCGCGGGCCGGATCGCCGGCCTCCTCACCGGTTACGGCTGCGCCGTCCTGGTCGCCCTCATGGCCAGGGTGCCCGCCCTGGAACGCGGCGTGGGGAGCGACCGGGTGGCCCGCTGGCACGCGATGGCCGGGCGCTACACCGTCTGTCTGCTGCTGGCGCACATCGTCCTGATCATCTGGGGCTACTCGGTGCAGGCCCGCACGAGCATCGTGCGGGAGACCACGACCGTGGTGCTGGACTATCCGGAGATGCTCAAGGGAACGGCGGGTGCGCTGATCCTCATCGCCGTCGGCGTTCTCTCCGCGCGTGCCGTACGCCGCCGGGTCAGCTACGAGACCTGGTACTACCTGCATGTCCTGACCTATCTCGCGCTCTTCCTCGCCTTCGGCCACCAACTCGCCCTGGGCGCCGATTTCGCCGGGAACGCAGCGGCCCGGAACGCCTGGTACGCGCTGTACCTCGGGGTCGCGACGCTGGTGGTGTGGTTCCGCGTTCTCGTCCCCGTCCGGTTGAACGTCCGGCACCGGCTGCGGGTCGCGGCCGTCGTGCGCGAGGCGCCCGGCGTCGTCTCCGTGCTGATCCAGGGGCGCCGGCTGGCCGAACTGCGCGCCGAGCCGGGCCAGTTCCTGCGCTGGCGGTTCCTCACCGGCGGACTGTGGTGGACCTCCAGCCCGTACTCGCTGTCGGCCGCCCCCCGCCAGGACCGGCTGCGCATCACCGTCAAGGCGGCCGGCGACCACAGCGCGGCGCTGGCCCTGCTCCGGCCCGGCACCCGGGTCTGGGCGGAGGGCCCGTACGGGGCGCTGACCGCCGCCCGCCGGACCCGTTCCAAGGTGCTGCTGCTCGCGGGCGGTGTGGGTGTCACCCCGCTGCGCGCCCTGTTCGAAACGCTCCCCGCCCGTCCCGGCGAGCTGACCCTGCTGTACCGGGCCCGCACACCGGGGGACCTGGCCCTGCGGTCGGAGCTGGAGTCGATAGCCCAGTCCCGCGGAGCCCGGCTGTACTACGCCGTCAACGCGGCGGACTGCACCCGCGCCGCCATCACGGCCACCGGCCTGCGGACGATACTGCCCGACATCGCACAGCACGACGTGTACCTGTGCGGGCCGGACGGCATGGCGCGGGAATCGTACGACGCACTGCGCGCGGCCGGTGTGCCCGCCGGCCGCATCCACCACGAATCCTTCGAGCTGTGA
- a CDS encoding FMN-binding protein: MRTHPLRRIVLSAAATVTGVVLLLSLKPHAQQQSVAQQNTNSGSSSPTAAGSDPSASAGSAGSAGSAGSAGSASGGVRTVDGDTIQTRFGPVQVRITLTGAKITAVSVLQVPDENGRDQEIAEFSIPQLTQEALDAQSAGIDTVSGATYTSEGYIRSLQSALDRSGG, from the coding sequence ATGAGAACTCATCCCCTGCGCCGCATCGTGCTGAGCGCGGCGGCGACCGTGACCGGAGTCGTCCTCCTGCTGTCCCTGAAACCGCACGCGCAACAGCAGTCGGTGGCGCAGCAGAACACGAACTCCGGATCCTCCTCCCCCACTGCGGCAGGGTCCGACCCGTCGGCTTCGGCTGGTTCGGCTGGTTCGGCTGGTTCGGCTGGTTCGGCTGGTTCGGCGTCCGGCGGGGTCAGGACCGTGGACGGGGACACCATCCAGACGCGGTTCGGACCGGTGCAGGTGCGGATCACCCTGACCGGCGCGAAGATCACCGCGGTCTCCGTGCTCCAGGTGCCCGACGAGAACGGCCGGGACCAGGAGATCGCTGAATTCTCCATTCCACAACTCACCCAGGAGGCCCTCGACGCCCAGAGCGCGGGCATCGACACCGTCTCCGGCGCGACGTACACCAGCGAGGGGTACATCCGCTCCCTGCAGAGCGCACTGGACAGGTCCGGTGGCTGA
- a CDS encoding FAD:protein FMN transferase, producing the protein MGTVFSFDVRGDSGPRTRTALAAATVWLHHVDEEFSPYRPGSQLSRLARGELAPDDCSPEVREVLRLCADAERRSGGWFSARYAGGLDPTGLVKGWAVERAAAMLRSAGAPAVCVNGGGDVQLHGGPWRVGVADPLRPGAVVTVVEARHTLAVATSGPAERGCHILDPHTGAPPADALASVTVLARGLTDADAWATAACAMGADRARGWLEELPGAEAFAVTSDGGTWQTRGFARSRLGETGAASGRTG; encoded by the coding sequence ATGGGCACCGTGTTCTCGTTCGACGTCCGTGGTGACAGCGGTCCGCGCACCCGTACCGCGCTGGCCGCGGCCACGGTCTGGCTGCACCACGTGGACGAGGAGTTCTCGCCCTACCGGCCCGGCAGCCAGCTCAGCCGGCTGGCCCGCGGCGAGCTCGCCCCCGACGACTGCTCGCCGGAGGTACGGGAGGTGCTGCGGCTGTGTGCGGACGCCGAGCGGCGCAGCGGCGGCTGGTTCAGCGCCCGGTACGCGGGAGGGCTCGATCCGACCGGTCTCGTCAAGGGGTGGGCCGTGGAGCGGGCGGCGGCGATGCTGCGCTCAGCGGGCGCGCCCGCCGTCTGCGTCAACGGCGGCGGCGATGTGCAGTTGCACGGCGGTCCCTGGCGGGTGGGGGTGGCGGACCCGCTGCGGCCCGGTGCCGTCGTGACCGTCGTCGAGGCCCGGCACACGCTGGCCGTGGCCACCTCAGGCCCCGCCGAACGCGGTTGCCACATCCTGGACCCGCACACCGGCGCACCCCCGGCCGACGCCCTCGCCTCGGTCACGGTGCTCGCCCGCGGCCTGACCGACGCCGACGCCTGGGCCACCGCCGCCTGCGCGATGGGCGCGGACCGGGCCCGCGGGTGGCTGGAGGAGCTGCCGGGAGCGGAGGCGTTCGCGGTCACTTCCGACGGTGGTACCTGGCAGACCCGCGGCTTCGCCCGGAGCCGCCTCGGCGAAACGGGAGCCGCTTCGGGGCGGACCGGCTGA
- a CDS encoding MFS transporter, which yields MYISASSSTSAADGAPGLRPGRRAGLLRTVPANVVALGAVSMVTDVSSEMVSAVLPLYLVLQLGLSPLAFGMFDSLYTGATVLVRLVGGHLADRRQRRKLVAGIGYGLSAVCKLGLLAAGTSVGALGGVVAADRAGKGLRTAPRDALISLSTPPQTLGLAFGVHRAMDTVGAFIGPLAAFAVLAATGTAYDAVFVVSFCVAALGVVLLVSLVRDRQDPSPDRREPALRAAFGLLRAAAFRRTCVLTAALGLVTVSDSFIYLLLQRRLGIAPEYFPLLPLGTTGAYLLLAVPLGRMADRTGRFRMFLGGHVALLGAYAMLLGPVGGLLVLIPALLLHGVFYAATDGVLMAAAGPLLPAGLRTSGMALLQTGQAGARVVSSIILGAAWTAWGPRTGLAVMAAGLAVCLLVARFGFPAGGADTEGVREPDARSYDEETIS from the coding sequence ATGTACATCTCGGCGAGCAGCAGCACCAGTGCCGCCGACGGCGCCCCGGGCCTGCGCCCGGGGCGCCGGGCCGGGCTGCTGCGTACGGTCCCCGCCAACGTGGTCGCACTCGGCGCCGTCAGCATGGTCACCGATGTCTCCTCGGAGATGGTCAGCGCGGTACTCCCGCTCTACCTGGTGCTCCAACTGGGCCTGAGCCCGCTCGCGTTCGGCATGTTCGACAGCCTGTACACCGGCGCGACCGTCCTCGTACGGCTGGTCGGCGGCCATCTCGCCGACCGCCGCCAGCGCCGCAAACTGGTCGCCGGGATCGGCTACGGGCTGTCGGCGGTGTGCAAACTCGGCCTGCTGGCCGCGGGGACCTCGGTGGGCGCCCTCGGCGGGGTGGTGGCCGCCGACCGGGCAGGCAAGGGCCTGCGCACCGCCCCGCGGGACGCGCTCATCTCCCTCAGTACGCCACCGCAGACCCTCGGACTCGCCTTCGGCGTGCACCGGGCGATGGACACCGTCGGCGCCTTCATCGGACCGCTCGCGGCCTTCGCGGTCCTCGCCGCGACCGGCACCGCCTACGACGCGGTGTTCGTCGTCAGCTTCTGCGTCGCCGCGCTCGGTGTGGTGCTGCTCGTCTCGCTGGTCCGGGACCGGCAGGATCCATCCCCGGACCGGCGGGAGCCCGCGCTGCGCGCCGCGTTCGGACTGCTGCGCGCGGCCGCGTTCCGCCGCACCTGCGTCCTGACCGCCGCACTGGGCCTCGTCACGGTCAGCGACTCCTTCATCTACCTGCTGCTGCAAAGGCGGTTGGGGATCGCCCCGGAGTACTTCCCGCTGCTGCCGCTCGGCACCACCGGCGCCTACCTCCTGCTCGCCGTGCCGCTGGGCCGCATGGCGGACCGTACCGGCAGGTTCCGGATGTTCCTGGGCGGCCATGTGGCGCTGCTCGGCGCGTACGCGATGCTCCTCGGACCCGTCGGCGGACTGTTGGTCCTCATCCCGGCGCTCCTGCTGCACGGGGTGTTCTACGCCGCGACCGACGGCGTGCTGATGGCCGCGGCCGGCCCGCTGCTGCCCGCCGGGCTGCGGACCAGCGGGATGGCCCTGCTGCAGACCGGCCAGGCGGGTGCCCGGGTGGTGTCCTCGATCATCCTCGGCGCGGCCTGGACGGCATGGGGTCCGCGCACCGGGCTCGCGGTGATGGCGGCCGGGCTGGCGGTGTGCCTCCTGGTGGCCAGGTTCGGCTTCCCGGCAGGTGGCGCGGACACAGAGGGCGTCCGCGAACCCGACGCCCGGTCGTACGACGAGGAGACGATCTCATGA
- a CDS encoding PhoX family protein: MKRHLTVLTAAMVALAAGAGAMFAGSVPGRAEAADRGNPHGVTGDLAHSSTRAISKAEALAHPERLVTLAKSLHTRVVNARLPLTTDQGALWPSDSDPRWLISCNESDPDKPGLLRTELATGRSQTILTGTESCDPVRRTAWGTIVIGEETGGGPEGGRLYELIDPLHTTGVTLDRSTGRFSGGTGAANLTVRPGVGRMSYEGISVLPNGLLYYADENRPDKGAPGGALFKFVPDKPRAAGAGPIHRLSDSPFASGRVYGLRLGRYEGGRDYGQGTQTGQGAWIPVPDRTDPDLTGATAALHLTGLYRPEDMDLDGTALAAGQVRACVNETGNEDEAQNWGESVCLTDGTVAAATTNAAIPQVQLFVPGSPAVNMPDNMAFRPGRGTWIVHEDGDTESDLQGFHGNDLWSCLPDGSDPDLQSDGCIRVATVNDPMGSFTGGVFDATGRHLYVIVQYNVTGYGVLLDISGWK, from the coding sequence GTGAAACGACACCTGACGGTGCTCACCGCCGCCATGGTGGCCCTGGCGGCCGGAGCCGGCGCGATGTTCGCCGGTTCCGTGCCCGGCCGGGCCGAAGCCGCCGACCGCGGCAATCCGCACGGCGTCACCGGTGACCTGGCGCACTCGTCGACCCGGGCGATCAGCAAGGCGGAGGCACTCGCCCACCCGGAGCGACTGGTCACCCTCGCCAAGAGCCTGCACACACGAGTGGTCAACGCCCGGCTGCCGCTGACAACCGATCAGGGCGCCCTGTGGCCCAGCGACTCCGACCCGCGCTGGCTCATCAGCTGCAACGAGAGCGACCCGGACAAGCCGGGGCTGCTGCGCACGGAGCTCGCGACCGGCAGGTCCCAGACCATCCTGACCGGCACCGAGAGCTGCGACCCCGTGCGGCGCACCGCCTGGGGAACGATCGTCATCGGTGAGGAGACCGGTGGCGGCCCCGAGGGCGGCCGGCTGTACGAGCTGATCGACCCGCTGCACACCACCGGAGTGACGCTCGACCGGTCCACCGGCCGCTTCAGCGGCGGCACCGGCGCGGCGAACCTCACCGTCCGGCCCGGCGTCGGCCGGATGTCCTACGAGGGCATCTCGGTGCTGCCCAACGGCCTGCTCTACTACGCCGACGAGAACCGTCCCGACAAGGGCGCACCCGGCGGCGCGCTGTTCAAGTTCGTGCCGGACAAGCCGCGGGCGGCGGGCGCCGGCCCCATCCACCGGCTGAGCGACTCGCCGTTCGCGTCCGGCCGGGTCTACGGGCTCCGGCTGGGCCGGTACGAAGGCGGCCGGGACTACGGCCAGGGCACCCAGACCGGCCAGGGCGCCTGGATCCCCGTCCCCGACCGCACCGACCCCGACCTGACCGGGGCCACCGCCGCGCTCCATCTGACCGGCCTGTACCGGCCGGAGGACATGGACCTGGACGGAACCGCGCTCGCCGCGGGGCAGGTCCGTGCCTGCGTCAACGAGACGGGAAACGAGGACGAGGCGCAGAACTGGGGCGAGTCGGTGTGCCTGACCGACGGGACGGTGGCCGCCGCCACCACCAACGCGGCCATCCCGCAGGTCCAGTTGTTCGTCCCGGGCAGCCCGGCGGTCAACATGCCCGACAACATGGCCTTCCGGCCCGGCCGCGGCACCTGGATCGTGCACGAGGACGGTGACACCGAGAGCGATCTGCAGGGCTTCCACGGCAACGACCTGTGGAGCTGTCTGCCGGACGGGTCCGACCCCGACCTGCAGAGCGACGGCTGTATCCGGGTGGCGACCGTCAACGATCCGATGGGCTCCTTCACCGGGGGCGTCTTCGACGCGACCGGGCGCCATCTGTACGTGATCGTCCAGTACAACGTCACCGGCTACGGCGTACTGCTCGACATCAGCGGGTGGAAGTAG
- a CDS encoding discoidin domain-containing protein: MSLLLPARHRRLYGLVAALALLITLSASSSGFAAGDVLLSRGRPALSSSDESSSLNAAKAVDGDTATRWASEEGLDPQWIRVDLGASHTLTRVHLDWEAAYGKAYRVEVSPDGSAWTKAYSTTTGDGGIDEVTLPAATAGRYIRVYGTARGTAYGYSLKEFEVYGPAGGPDTTAPTAPGNPRVTGTTATSVSLAWDASTDDVGVTGYQVARDGAVVATATGTTYTDTGRTQGTAYTYTVKAVDAAGNVSAASAPVTGTPGQSTTSFTVVAAGDIADPGCAAGNNCGAENTAKRVEAINPDEVLTLGDNQYDTGSLSDFKKYYGTTWGRFLNKTHPSTGNHEYDDSTPAAGYKGYFGSRATPDGKTYYSWDRGGWHFVALDTEISMSATSAQGKWLEADLTKNTNGCVAAYWHRPLYSSGPQADMVSKPVWQILRAHGADLILNGHDHLYERFAPQNATGGADSAGVRELIVGTGGADSYGFESAQPNSQKRITDVKAVLKLTLTPTTYTGQLIRDNGSVLDTFGPVTCH, from the coding sequence GTGTCCCTGCTCCTGCCCGCCCGCCATCGCCGTCTGTACGGCCTGGTGGCGGCCCTCGCCCTGCTCATCACCCTGTCGGCGTCGTCGTCCGGATTCGCGGCCGGCGACGTGCTGCTGTCCCGCGGCAGGCCGGCCCTCTCGTCGTCCGACGAGAGTTCGTCCCTCAACGCGGCCAAGGCGGTGGACGGCGACACCGCCACCCGCTGGGCCAGCGAGGAGGGCCTCGACCCGCAGTGGATCCGCGTCGACCTCGGCGCCTCCCACACCCTCACCCGCGTGCACCTCGACTGGGAGGCCGCCTACGGCAAGGCCTACCGCGTCGAGGTCTCGCCCGACGGCTCCGCCTGGACCAAGGCGTACTCGACGACCACCGGTGACGGCGGCATCGACGAGGTGACCCTGCCGGCCGCCACCGCCGGCCGCTACATCCGCGTGTACGGCACCGCCCGCGGCACCGCATACGGTTACTCCCTCAAGGAGTTCGAGGTGTACGGCCCGGCCGGCGGCCCGGACACCACCGCGCCCACCGCGCCCGGGAACCCGCGCGTCACCGGCACGACCGCCACCTCCGTCTCCCTCGCCTGGGACGCGTCCACCGACGACGTCGGTGTCACCGGCTACCAGGTGGCACGGGACGGCGCGGTCGTCGCGACCGCGACCGGCACCACGTACACCGACACCGGCCGCACCCAGGGGACGGCCTACACCTACACCGTCAAAGCCGTGGACGCGGCGGGCAACGTCTCCGCCGCGAGCGCTCCGGTGACCGGCACGCCCGGTCAGAGCACCACGTCGTTCACGGTCGTCGCCGCCGGTGACATCGCCGATCCCGGCTGCGCCGCGGGCAACAACTGCGGGGCGGAGAACACCGCCAAGCGCGTCGAGGCCATCAACCCCGACGAGGTACTCACCCTCGGCGACAACCAGTACGACACCGGCAGCCTCAGCGACTTCAAGAAGTACTACGGGACGACCTGGGGCCGGTTCCTCAACAAGACCCATCCGTCGACCGGCAACCACGAGTACGACGACAGCACCCCGGCGGCCGGCTACAAGGGGTACTTCGGCAGCCGTGCCACCCCCGACGGCAAGACCTACTACAGCTGGGACCGGGGCGGCTGGCACTTCGTCGCGCTCGACACCGAGATCTCCATGTCCGCGACCTCCGCGCAGGGCAAGTGGCTGGAGGCGGACCTCACCAAGAACACCAACGGCTGCGTCGCCGCGTACTGGCACCGGCCGCTGTACAGCTCCGGGCCGCAGGCCGACATGGTCAGCAAGCCGGTCTGGCAGATCCTGCGCGCCCACGGCGCCGACCTGATCCTGAACGGCCACGACCACCTCTACGAGCGCTTCGCCCCGCAGAACGCGACGGGCGGCGCCGACTCGGCGGGGGTACGGGAACTGATCGTGGGCACCGGCGGCGCCGACAGCTACGGCTTCGAGAGCGCACAGCCGAACAGCCAGAAGCGGATCACCGACGTCAAGGCCGTCCTGAAGCTGACCCTCACCCCGACCACGTACACCGGGCAGCTGATCCGCGACAACGGCTCGGTGCTCGACACCTTCGGTCCCGTCACCTGCCACTGA
- the cas3u gene encoding type I-U CRISPR-associated helicase/endonuclease Cas3, with amino-acid sequence MLELELEPGDFTAFCREIHGYEPFPWQTALVDRVVKDGWPRAVTVPTGLGKTCVLDVAVFTAALERGRTGAEVRPSRAPLRIFYVVDRRLVSDEAYDHAVRLARTLRSALSDPYADRPTTPIAPTPPTVPVGTVTGRVARALWREGDTDVLEATRMRGGVTWSPNWLERPDRLAVAVGTVDQVGSRLLFRGSGTGTRRRSIDAALTGTDSLIVIDEAHGAEEFAAGVRAAFALDGTPEALRPVLVTMSAVTGRGSADAHGITGDDEHHPVAGPRLRSAKRLYPVGVGTDAAGPDQSMAASLAAWARQLAADGEVVGVVCNTLGRARAVLELLPGEKVLLTGRSRALDREYLRGRWYDRTKAGDEPRHGGPFHVVTTQTVEVGTDLDFDALVTEAAPLPALVQRLGRLNRAGRRTDARAVVLRGTADVPLAQSDASDATWRLSDASDATWRLLAGLCPPVVTGPGETPELTGPGLAVSPAALRRLTAGLDATAWQAMRGSPPARTPVQAAALDAWVRTEPAPDVDEPVAPYLHGIRADARPVVSVAWRTREAGRTAEEWRDSVNLFPPAAEESIELPLHAVRRWLTGTPNAAAISDDDAFPGPGEGPSDGPPDGGSGVEVLRYRFDAATAIVTPDAIEADDLIVLPTGFGGCDAYGWNPDATDPVIDIADLVGGGDERAAVRIGPALATAVRVCDPALASRVDRLIADIAADTAPFTAEQEARYRDRFAELAGSAADDVPHLRVFSALARGGRLLTVNGLRLFVAGQAVLNGPSTAGLPQTLAEHQAEVSTAAGLYARNLHLDGRTIAAVALAAALHDEGKRDPRFQTMLHGGDEDAALAAPEPLAKSGTDPADRAGSGKARRASGYPQGMRHEALSARIAALHTAGRDDLDTDLVIHLVASHHGFARPLLPPVADPDPRLLRLTIAGQEVALGTAETVDRAGPARFEALNRRYGRWGLARLEALVRLADVYCSIQREI; translated from the coding sequence ATGCTGGAACTCGAACTGGAACCGGGCGACTTCACCGCCTTCTGCCGCGAGATTCACGGGTACGAGCCCTTTCCGTGGCAGACGGCTCTGGTGGACCGGGTGGTGAAGGACGGCTGGCCGCGGGCCGTCACGGTGCCGACCGGGCTCGGCAAGACCTGTGTCCTCGATGTCGCGGTGTTCACCGCCGCCTTGGAACGCGGCCGGACCGGAGCCGAGGTGCGCCCTTCGCGGGCACCGCTGCGGATCTTCTACGTCGTGGACCGGCGGTTGGTCTCCGACGAGGCGTACGACCACGCGGTGCGGCTCGCCCGGACGCTGCGGTCCGCGCTGTCGGATCCGTACGCCGACCGGCCGACAACCCCGATCGCACCGACACCACCGACGGTTCCGGTGGGCACGGTCACCGGTCGCGTCGCGCGGGCGCTGTGGCGCGAGGGCGACACCGATGTGCTGGAGGCGACCCGGATGCGGGGCGGGGTGACCTGGTCGCCGAACTGGCTGGAGCGCCCCGACCGGCTCGCCGTCGCCGTCGGTACGGTCGACCAGGTGGGCAGCCGCCTGCTCTTCCGCGGCTCCGGCACCGGCACCCGGCGCCGGTCGATCGACGCCGCCCTCACCGGCACCGACTCACTGATCGTCATCGACGAGGCGCACGGGGCCGAGGAGTTCGCGGCCGGCGTCCGCGCCGCCTTCGCGCTGGACGGGACGCCCGAGGCCCTGCGCCCCGTCCTGGTGACCATGTCGGCGGTCACCGGGCGCGGGAGCGCCGACGCGCACGGCATCACCGGTGACGACGAGCACCATCCGGTGGCGGGCCCGCGGCTGCGGTCGGCCAAGCGGCTGTACCCCGTCGGGGTCGGCACGGACGCGGCGGGCCCGGATCAGTCGATGGCGGCTTCACTCGCCGCGTGGGCGCGGCAGTTGGCCGCCGACGGCGAGGTCGTCGGAGTCGTCTGCAACACGCTCGGGCGGGCCCGCGCCGTCCTGGAGCTGCTGCCCGGCGAGAAGGTGCTGCTGACCGGGCGGAGCCGCGCCCTGGACCGGGAGTACCTGCGGGGCCGCTGGTACGACCGGACGAAGGCCGGCGACGAGCCCCGCCACGGCGGCCCGTTCCATGTAGTGACCACACAGACCGTCGAGGTCGGCACCGACCTCGACTTCGACGCGCTGGTCACCGAAGCGGCCCCGCTCCCGGCCCTGGTCCAGCGGCTGGGCCGGCTCAACCGCGCCGGGCGGCGCACCGACGCCCGCGCGGTCGTGCTCCGCGGTACGGCGGACGTGCCCCTGGCCCAGAGCGACGCGAGCGACGCCACCTGGCGTCTGAGCGACGCGAGCGACGCCACCTGGCGTCTGCTGGCCGGGCTCTGCCCGCCGGTCGTGACCGGCCCCGGCGAGACCCCCGAGCTGACCGGCCCCGGGCTGGCCGTCTCCCCCGCCGCGCTGCGCCGGCTGACGGCCGGCCTCGACGCCACGGCGTGGCAGGCGATGCGCGGATCCCCGCCGGCCAGAACCCCCGTGCAAGCGGCGGCGCTTGACGCCTGGGTGCGTACGGAACCGGCACCCGACGTGGACGAGCCGGTGGCCCCATATCTGCACGGCATCCGCGCGGACGCCCGTCCCGTCGTCAGCGTCGCGTGGCGGACCCGCGAGGCGGGCCGGACCGCTGAGGAGTGGCGCGACTCGGTGAACCTGTTCCCGCCCGCCGCCGAGGAGAGCATCGAACTGCCGCTGCACGCCGTACGGCGATGGCTGACCGGTACCCCGAACGCCGCCGCGATCTCCGACGACGACGCTTTTCCCGGGCCGGGCGAGGGGCCCTCGGACGGACCGCCGGACGGCGGGTCCGGGGTGGAGGTCCTCCGGTACCGGTTCGACGCGGCCACCGCGATCGTCACGCCCGACGCCATCGAAGCCGACGATCTCATCGTCCTGCCGACGGGTTTCGGAGGGTGCGACGCGTACGGCTGGAACCCCGATGCCACGGATCCGGTCATCGACATCGCGGACCTGGTGGGCGGCGGGGACGAGCGGGCCGCCGTCCGGATCGGCCCGGCCCTGGCCACCGCCGTGCGCGTCTGCGACCCCGCGCTCGCCTCCCGGGTGGACCGGCTGATCGCCGACATCGCCGCAGACACCGCGCCCTTCACCGCCGAGCAGGAGGCCCGCTACCGCGACCGTTTCGCCGAACTGGCCGGCAGCGCGGCCGACGACGTCCCGCACCTCAGGGTGTTCAGCGCCCTGGCCCGCGGAGGACGTCTCCTCACCGTCAACGGCCTCCGGTTGTTCGTCGCCGGCCAGGCCGTCCTCAACGGGCCCTCCACGGCCGGTCTGCCGCAGACCCTCGCCGAACACCAGGCCGAAGTGTCCACGGCCGCCGGGCTCTACGCCCGCAATCTTCACCTGGACGGCCGTACGATCGCCGCCGTCGCCCTCGCGGCCGCCCTGCACGACGAGGGCAAGCGGGACCCGCGCTTCCAGACGATGCTGCACGGCGGGGACGAGGACGCCGCCCTCGCCGCACCGGAGCCGCTCGCCAAGTCCGGTACGGACCCGGCCGACCGGGCCGGGTCCGGGAAGGCCCGGCGGGCCTCCGGCTATCCGCAGGGAATGCGGCACGAAGCGCTCTCGGCCCGCATCGCCGCACTGCACACGGCCGGCCGCGACGACCTCGACACCGACCTGGTCATCCATCTGGTCGCGTCCCACCACGGGTTCGCCCGGCCGCTGCTGCCGCCGGTCGCCGACCCGGACCCCCGGCTGCTCCGGCTGACCATCGCCGGTCAGGAGGTCGCCCTGGGCACCGCCGAGACCGTGGACCGGGCCGGGCCCGCCCGGTTCGAGGCCCTCAACCGCAGATACGGGCGCTGGGGGCTGGCCCGGCTGGAGGCGCTGGTCCGGCTCGCCGACGTCTACTGCTCCATCCAGCGGGAGATCTGA